The following are encoded together in the Streptomyces rapamycinicus NRRL 5491 genome:
- the panC gene encoding pantoate--beta-alanine ligase, translated as MSPRLWTKALPGEPDVELFRHRPDLDAALAHFAVPGRTAVVMTMGALHDGHASLIRAARARVGAKGMVTVTVFVNPLQFGAGEDLDRYPRTLDADLKVAAEAGADIVFAPTGEEVYPHGEPGVRITAGTLGERYEGASRPGHFDGMLTVVAKLLHLTRPDIAFFGEKDAQQLSLVRRMVRDLNFPVEIVGVPTVREGDGLALSSRNRYLTAQERDTALALSRALFAGRDAGLLAAGEGPAGSEEHELIRVASPAAVRSAARAVLDEAAGLEPPLVLDYLALVDPCDFTEVPDGHTGEAVLAVAAKVGATRLIDNIRLWIGAAR; from the coding sequence ATGAGCCCGAGGCTGTGGACCAAGGCGCTTCCAGGGGAGCCGGATGTGGAGCTGTTCCGTCATCGCCCGGATCTGGACGCGGCGCTCGCCCACTTCGCCGTGCCGGGGCGCACGGCCGTCGTGATGACCATGGGCGCGCTGCACGACGGGCACGCCTCGCTCATCCGCGCCGCCCGCGCCCGGGTGGGCGCCAAGGGCATGGTGACCGTCACCGTCTTCGTCAATCCGCTGCAGTTCGGCGCGGGCGAGGACCTCGACCGCTATCCGCGCACCCTCGACGCAGACCTCAAGGTCGCGGCCGAGGCTGGCGCTGACATCGTCTTCGCCCCCACCGGCGAGGAGGTGTACCCGCACGGCGAGCCGGGTGTCCGGATCACCGCCGGGACCCTGGGCGAGCGCTACGAGGGCGCCTCGCGCCCCGGCCACTTCGACGGGATGCTCACCGTCGTCGCCAAGCTGCTCCATCTCACCCGCCCCGATATCGCCTTCTTCGGCGAGAAGGACGCCCAACAGCTGTCGCTGGTCCGCCGGATGGTCCGCGACCTGAACTTTCCGGTGGAGATCGTCGGCGTCCCCACCGTCCGCGAGGGCGACGGGCTCGCCCTCTCCAGCCGTAACCGCTATCTGACGGCCCAGGAGCGGGACACCGCGCTGGCCCTATCCCGGGCGCTGTTCGCCGGGCGCGACGCGGGGCTGCTGGCGGCCGGGGAGGGCCCGGCCGGGTCCGAGGAGCACGAGCTCATACGGGTCGCGTCGCCCGCCGCGGTGCGGTCCGCGGCGCGGGCGGTGCTCGACGAGGCGGCGGGGCTCGAACCGCCGCTCGTCCTGGACTATCTGGCCCTGGTCGACCCCTGCGACTTCACCGAGGTCCCGGACGGACACACTGGCGAGGCCGTGCTGGCCGTCGCCGCCAAGGTCGGCGCCACCCGCCTGATAGACAACATCCGCCTGTGGATCGGAGCCGCCCGATGA